One segment of Bradyrhizobium sp. WD16 DNA contains the following:
- a CDS encoding ABC transporter ATP-binding protein, with the protein MTNLVEIHNLSVRFSGERTVHAVNDVSLSLAQGEVLGLLGESGSGKSVTLRALMRLLPSRRTAITGSIRVAGKDVLAMDDAALSDFRGRTVSMIFQEPGLALDPVYTIGEQIAEAVMRHEGASRGDAMARALQMLDVVRIPSAKRRLQSYPHEMSGGMRQRAMIALALACKPKVLLADEPTTALDATVQIQILLLLRELQREFGMSVIFVTHDIGVAIEVCDRVAVMYAGQIVETGTLRDIVRHAVHPYPRGLLTSTVHGARRGERLDTIPGTPPSLDVAPTSCAFAPRCRFAEAVCRERLPAAVEVAPGHVARCVLAEKEAVVTAG; encoded by the coding sequence ATGACGAACCTCGTCGAGATCCACAATCTGTCGGTGCGCTTCTCCGGCGAGCGCACCGTGCACGCGGTCAACGATGTCAGCCTGTCGCTGGCGCAGGGCGAGGTGCTCGGGCTGCTCGGCGAATCCGGCTCCGGCAAGAGCGTGACCCTGCGCGCCCTGATGCGCCTGCTGCCGTCCCGCCGCACCGCCATCACCGGCAGCATCCGCGTCGCCGGCAAGGATGTCCTGGCGATGGACGATGCGGCGCTGTCGGACTTCCGCGGTCGCACGGTGTCGATGATCTTCCAGGAGCCGGGGCTGGCGCTCGACCCGGTCTACACCATCGGCGAGCAGATCGCCGAAGCGGTGATGCGCCACGAAGGCGCCAGCCGCGGCGACGCCATGGCCCGCGCGCTGCAGATGCTCGACGTCGTGCGCATCCCTTCCGCCAAACGGCGGCTGCAGTCCTATCCGCACGAGATGTCGGGCGGCATGCGGCAGCGGGCGATGATCGCGCTGGCGCTGGCCTGCAAGCCCAAGGTGCTGCTGGCCGACGAGCCGACCACCGCGCTCGACGCCACCGTGCAGATCCAGATCCTGCTGCTGCTGCGCGAACTGCAGCGCGAATTCGGCATGTCGGTGATCTTCGTCACCCACGACATCGGCGTCGCCATCGAGGTCTGCGACCGCGTCGCGGTGATGTATGCCGGCCAGATCGTCGAGACCGGCACGCTGCGCGACATCGTCCGCCATGCCGTTCATCCCTATCCGCGCGGGCTGCTCACCTCGACCGTGCACGGCGCCCGCCGCGGCGAACGGCTCGACACCATTCCCGGCACGCCGCCGTCGCTCGACGTGGCGCCGACAAGCTGCGCCTTCGCGCCGCGCTGCCGCTTCGCCGAAGCCGTCTGCCGCGAGCGCCTGCCGGCGGCGGTCGAGGTCGCGCCCGGCCATGTCGCGCGCTGCGTGCTGGCGGAGAAGGAAGCGGTGGTGACGGCCGGCTAG
- a CDS encoding DUF2848 domain-containing protein, whose translation MLHFTCHGRAATRTVDFSPKAAVIAGWAARDEAAVRHHIEELAAIGVPPPSSVPLFYRVAESLLTQSGRLEVLGPSSSGEIEPVIVSLTDGLWVTIGSDHTDRKAEAQGVALSKQLCGKPIAGALWRLDDVAPHWDELELRATITIAGERVRYQHGKLAALRPPADLIGRFATDGVLPPGHVMFGGTLGAIGGVRPADRFEMELSDPVLGRTIRHGYDIVPLPVVA comes from the coding sequence ATGCTGCATTTCACCTGCCACGGCCGCGCCGCCACCCGCACCGTGGACTTCTCGCCCAAGGCTGCGGTGATCGCCGGCTGGGCGGCGCGCGACGAGGCGGCGGTTCGTCATCACATCGAGGAGCTCGCCGCCATCGGCGTGCCGCCGCCCTCCAGCGTGCCGCTGTTCTATCGGGTGGCGGAGAGCCTGCTGACCCAGAGCGGGCGGCTCGAGGTGCTCGGTCCCTCTTCCAGCGGCGAGATCGAACCGGTCATCGTCAGCCTCACCGACGGGCTATGGGTGACGATCGGCTCCGATCACACCGACCGCAAGGCCGAGGCCCAGGGCGTTGCGCTCTCCAAGCAGCTCTGCGGCAAGCCGATCGCCGGCGCGTTGTGGCGGCTCGACGACGTCGCGCCGCACTGGGACGAGCTCGAGCTGCGCGCCACGATCACCATCGCCGGCGAACGCGTGCGCTACCAGCACGGCAAGCTGGCGGCGCTTCGCCCGCCTGCCGACCTGATCGGCCGCTTCGCGACCGACGGCGTCCTGCCTCCGGGGCACGTGATGTTCGGCGGCACGCTCGGTGCCATCGGCGGCGTGCGGCCGGCGGATCGCTTCGAGATGGAGCTGTCCGATCCGGTGCTCGGCCGCACCATCCGCCACGGCTACGACATCGTGCCGCTGCCGGTGGTGGCGTAG
- a CDS encoding MFS transporter, with the protein MVDIVDDPRIPAGEPSLRARAYGKAAARLIPALVFLFILAWIDRVNVGFAKLSMLSDLKLSEAAYGFGAGVFFLSYFLFEVPSNLLLEKIGARKTLARITILWGLNCIAMAYVRSETWFYILRFTLGMFEAGFFPGVVLYLTYWFPAARRARINGLFMTSFAIAGIIGGPVAGLIMSTMGGVGGHANWQWVFILEGIPSVLAGFAVIFLLPDRPREATWLSNDEAAAIENELAAERRSATCETSFSAALADWRVWLCALIYFGIVSGNATIAFWTPSIIKETGVTDTLRIGLLAALPFIAGTIAMVWNGGHSDRTGERRLHCSIAALIAAVGLAATGALIGSGATALAALTVAAIGILAAFPVFWTIPQALLGGTAAAGGIALINAIGNLAGFAAPYLVGISASVTGSATSGLYVVAVIELTAAAAVFLFRFTQPGR; encoded by the coding sequence ATGGTGGACATTGTCGACGATCCGCGAATTCCGGCCGGCGAGCCGTCGCTCAGGGCCAGGGCCTATGGCAAGGCCGCCGCGCGGCTGATCCCGGCGCTGGTCTTCCTGTTCATCCTCGCCTGGATCGATCGGGTGAATGTCGGCTTCGCCAAGCTCAGCATGCTCAGCGACCTCAAGCTCAGCGAGGCGGCCTACGGCTTCGGCGCCGGCGTCTTCTTCCTGAGCTATTTCCTGTTCGAGGTGCCGAGCAACCTGCTGCTGGAGAAGATCGGCGCGCGCAAGACGCTGGCCCGCATCACCATCCTGTGGGGCCTCAACTGCATCGCCATGGCCTACGTCAGGAGCGAGACCTGGTTCTACATCCTGCGCTTCACGCTCGGCATGTTCGAGGCCGGCTTCTTCCCCGGCGTGGTGCTCTACCTCACCTACTGGTTTCCCGCGGCCCGGCGGGCGCGGATCAATGGTCTGTTCATGACCTCCTTCGCCATCGCCGGCATCATCGGCGGGCCGGTCGCGGGTCTGATCATGAGCACCATGGGCGGGGTCGGCGGCCATGCCAACTGGCAGTGGGTGTTCATCCTCGAGGGCATCCCCTCGGTGCTGGCGGGCTTCGCCGTGATCTTCCTGTTGCCGGACCGGCCGAGGGAGGCGACCTGGCTGTCCAACGACGAGGCCGCCGCGATCGAGAACGAGCTCGCCGCCGAGCGGCGCAGCGCCACCTGCGAGACCAGCTTTTCGGCGGCGCTGGCCGACTGGCGGGTGTGGCTATGCGCGCTGATCTATTTCGGCATCGTCAGCGGCAACGCCACCATCGCGTTCTGGACGCCTTCGATCATCAAGGAGACCGGCGTCACCGACACGCTGCGGATCGGCCTCCTGGCGGCGCTGCCGTTCATCGCCGGCACCATCGCCATGGTATGGAACGGCGGTCATTCCGACCGCACCGGCGAGCGGCGGCTGCATTGCTCGATCGCGGCGCTGATCGCCGCCGTCGGTCTTGCGGCCACCGGCGCCCTGATCGGCAGCGGCGCCACCGCGCTGGCGGCGCTCACCGTGGCCGCGATCGGCATCCTCGCCGCCTTCCCGGTGTTCTGGACCATCCCCCAGGCGCTGCTCGGCGGTACCGCGGCGGCCGGCGGCATCGCCCTGATCAACGCCATCGGCAATCTTGCTGGCTTCGCCGCGCCCTATCTCGTCGGCATCTCGGCGAGCGTGACCGGCAGCGCGACCTCCGGCCTCTACGTCGTGGCGGTGATCGAGCTGACCGCCGCGGCGGCGGTGTTCCTCTTCCGCTTCACCCAGCCGGGCCGCTGA
- a CDS encoding GntR family transcriptional regulator: protein MSKTATKRAQVPFAGDKTRAGLHRTRTVNQADIAYERLKAAIITLALPPNTPLNEAIVCDELGLGRTPVHQACHRLALEGLVQIVPRKGIVIPPLSMDDFFDLVGARRVNEPACAALAAQRIPDAAVKDLAAIVADSRRLARDDLAGLIVLDQRFHEIIATASGNRVIAAILKNLNDRSARFWALSLSNEAHRAETIEEHGRIVAALKRRDAGLAASAMHEHIESFAKTLNQLS, encoded by the coding sequence ATGAGCAAGACGGCCACCAAGCGGGCCCAGGTACCTTTCGCCGGCGACAAGACCCGGGCCGGCCTGCACCGGACCAGGACCGTCAATCAGGCGGACATTGCCTATGAACGGCTGAAAGCGGCGATCATCACGCTCGCGCTGCCGCCGAACACGCCGCTCAACGAAGCCATCGTCTGCGACGAACTGGGCCTCGGCCGCACGCCGGTCCACCAGGCCTGCCATCGCCTGGCGCTGGAGGGCCTCGTCCAGATCGTGCCGCGCAAGGGCATCGTCATCCCGCCGCTGTCGATGGACGACTTCTTCGACCTCGTCGGGGCGCGGCGGGTCAACGAGCCGGCCTGCGCCGCCCTCGCCGCCCAGCGCATTCCCGACGCCGCGGTCAAGGATCTCGCCGCCATCGTCGCCGACAGCCGGCGCCTGGCGCGCGACGACCTCGCCGGACTGATCGTCCTCGACCAGCGCTTCCACGAGATCATCGCCACCGCCAGCGGCAACCGGGTGATCGCCGCCATCCTCAAGAATCTCAACGACCGCTCGGCCCGCTTCTGGGCGCTGTCGCTGAGCAACGAGGCGCATCGCGCCGAGACCATCGAGGAGCACGGCCGGATCGTCGCCGCGCTCAAGCGCCGCGACGCCGGCCTCGCCGCGTCCGCGATGCATGAGCACATCGAGTCCTTTGCCAAGACGCTCAACCAGCTGTCGTGA
- a CDS encoding adenylate/guanylate cyclase domain-containing protein has translation MHCGFALGPAARFCAGCGRPKTLPSAFGHHASTFLQSSVPPSLAKHIQRSGNAILGERKHVTVLFADILDSTALIDRLDPEEALDVLGPALRLLMDAVHRFDGFVNQTLGDGIMALFGAPIASEDHAVQACRAALAMQQAIADHNAATGGSMALRIGMNSGQVVIHSIGSNLAMNYDAVGKTVHLAARMEDLAPPNAIILSEATTQLADGFITAIPRGLAKVKGIAEPVETFELTEVRKRTRWQVRSSRGLSLLVGRRADLRTLIEAVERAAAGNGQAIVLSGDAGLGKSRLVHDLLGHLPDDWTVFETACVAHGMNSSYHPVSALIRTMIGVEPEDSPAKVAERTAEVMRRINPALLPPVLSLLDIESEDPRWRRLEPTERRNKVIDALKALAFNQARRTPLLILVEDVHWIDAETALIVRSIAAELAGRRILLLATQRPNARPLGPHLTRIDLSALDPAMSRQLLDWLMGRDAGLAALKKTLLDQAQGNPLFVEELVQALRDRNILEGQPGRYRVAAAAPRIDVPPTITSVLAARIDLLDGMPKTLLQTAAVVGSSVEVAVLAEMVGMPIESLAGELDALEQADFLLREDSDREVYRFKHELTRDVAYNSMLVGLRRSLHAKAVEILERRFADRLNEHADRLADHAFHAELWDKALPYQLRACRRALKRGAYLDAISMYERGLETISHWPPSPARTRAEIDLRLTVQTALEPLGRHRQIAAVLREANALADSSTDLIRLTALGCQLAAALWRLGEHDPAMEAAKGAVANALKVNEPVLTFAALHAIGFIHHERGNFTEAIALHEQCMACETPELDVKRAGWACYPTVLVRTFIADSLIEIGDYARAEAFALEGSRRAESADHSYSRANINHVLGRLRTAQGRPHEAIALLKPTWLSCLEREIVQMYPIFATRMGEAYLAMGDLDAALDILSAPEKLDVPLAEHAWGWRYLFIAQGHAFLRAGRIAEARSVAERALTLAIERGEPPQQGYALKLIGDIAANQGADGEAADAYRRCAALAQSCGMLPLLSACREAEARRAPLAAARTT, from the coding sequence GTGCATTGCGGTTTCGCGCTCGGGCCGGCCGCGCGCTTCTGCGCGGGCTGCGGCCGGCCCAAAACCCTGCCGAGCGCCTTCGGCCACCACGCCAGCACTTTCCTGCAGTCCAGCGTGCCGCCGAGCCTCGCCAAGCACATCCAGCGCTCCGGCAACGCCATTCTCGGCGAGCGCAAGCATGTCACGGTGCTGTTCGCCGACATTCTCGATTCCACCGCGCTGATCGACAGGCTCGACCCCGAAGAGGCCCTCGACGTGCTGGGACCGGCGCTGCGGCTGTTGATGGACGCGGTGCACCGCTTCGACGGCTTCGTCAACCAGACCCTGGGCGACGGTATCATGGCGCTGTTCGGCGCGCCGATCGCCAGCGAGGATCACGCGGTGCAGGCCTGCCGGGCGGCGCTCGCCATGCAGCAGGCGATCGCCGACCACAACGCCGCGACCGGCGGATCGATGGCGCTGCGCATCGGCATGAATTCCGGCCAGGTGGTGATCCACTCGATCGGCAGCAATCTCGCCATGAATTACGACGCGGTGGGCAAGACCGTTCACCTCGCCGCGCGCATGGAAGACCTCGCCCCGCCCAACGCCATCATCCTGTCGGAAGCGACGACCCAGCTCGCCGACGGCTTCATCACCGCGATTCCGCGCGGGCTCGCCAAGGTCAAGGGCATCGCCGAACCGGTCGAGACCTTTGAGCTGACCGAGGTGCGCAAGCGGACGCGGTGGCAGGTGCGCTCCTCGCGCGGGCTCAGCCTGCTGGTCGGTCGGCGCGCCGACCTGCGCACCCTCATCGAGGCGGTCGAGCGCGCCGCCGCCGGCAACGGCCAGGCCATCGTCCTGTCCGGCGATGCCGGGCTCGGCAAGTCGCGGCTGGTGCACGACCTTCTCGGCCACCTGCCCGACGACTGGACCGTGTTCGAGACCGCCTGCGTCGCCCATGGCATGAATTCCAGCTATCATCCGGTGTCGGCGCTGATCCGGACCATGATCGGGGTCGAACCGGAGGATTCGCCGGCGAAGGTGGCCGAGCGCACCGCCGAGGTGATGCGGCGCATCAACCCCGCCCTGCTGCCGCCGGTGCTGTCGCTGCTCGACATCGAGAGCGAGGATCCGCGATGGCGCCGGCTGGAGCCGACCGAGCGCCGCAACAAGGTCATCGACGCGCTCAAGGCCCTCGCCTTCAACCAGGCGCGCCGGACGCCGCTCCTGATCCTGGTCGAGGACGTCCACTGGATCGACGCCGAGACGGCGCTGATCGTGCGCAGCATCGCCGCGGAGCTCGCCGGCAGGCGCATCCTGCTGCTCGCCACCCAGCGACCCAACGCCCGGCCGCTCGGCCCGCATCTGACGCGGATCGACCTCTCCGCGCTCGATCCGGCAATGTCGCGGCAGCTGCTCGACTGGCTGATGGGCCGCGATGCCGGCCTCGCCGCGCTGAAGAAGACCCTTCTGGACCAGGCCCAGGGCAACCCGCTGTTCGTCGAGGAACTGGTCCAGGCGCTGCGCGACCGCAACATCCTGGAAGGCCAGCCCGGCCGCTATCGCGTCGCCGCCGCGGCGCCGCGCATCGACGTGCCGCCGACCATCACCTCGGTGCTGGCGGCGCGCATCGACCTGCTCGACGGCATGCCCAAGACCCTGCTGCAGACCGCCGCCGTGGTCGGCAGCAGCGTCGAGGTCGCCGTGCTCGCCGAGATGGTCGGGATGCCGATCGAGAGCCTCGCCGGCGAGCTCGATGCCCTCGAACAGGCCGACTTCCTCCTCCGCGAGGATTCCGATCGCGAGGTTTATCGCTTCAAGCACGAACTCACCCGCGACGTCGCCTACAACAGCATGCTGGTCGGCCTGCGCCGCTCGCTGCACGCCAAGGCCGTCGAGATCCTCGAGCGTCGCTTCGCCGACCGTCTCAATGAACATGCCGACCGCCTCGCCGACCACGCCTTCCACGCCGAATTGTGGGACAAGGCGCTGCCCTATCAGTTGCGGGCCTGCCGCCGCGCGCTCAAGCGCGGCGCCTATCTCGACGCGATCTCGATGTACGAGCGCGGCCTCGAGACCATCTCGCACTGGCCGCCGTCGCCGGCACGCACGCGGGCGGAAATCGATCTGCGCCTCACGGTGCAGACCGCGCTGGAGCCGCTGGGCCGCCATCGGCAGATCGCCGCGGTGCTGCGCGAGGCCAACGCGCTCGCCGATTCATCGACCGATCTGATCCGGCTGACGGCGCTGGGCTGCCAGCTTGCCGCCGCCCTGTGGCGGCTCGGCGAGCACGATCCGGCCATGGAAGCCGCCAAGGGCGCCGTGGCCAATGCGCTCAAGGTCAACGAGCCGGTGCTGACCTTCGCCGCCTTGCACGCGATCGGCTTCATTCATCACGAGCGCGGCAATTTCACCGAGGCGATCGCCCTGCACGAGCAGTGCATGGCCTGTGAGACGCCCGAACTGGACGTCAAGCGCGCCGGATGGGCGTGCTACCCGACCGTGCTGGTGCGCACCTTCATCGCCGACTCGCTGATCGAAATCGGCGATTACGCCCGCGCCGAGGCCTTCGCGCTCGAGGGCAGCCGGCGCGCCGAGAGCGCCGACCACTCCTATTCGCGGGCCAACATCAACCACGTGCTCGGCCGGCTGCGCACGGCGCAGGGCCGCCCCCATGAGGCGATCGCCCTGCTCAAGCCGACCTGGCTGAGCTGTCTCGAGCGCGAGATCGTGCAGATGTATCCGATCTTCGCCACGCGGATGGGAGAGGCCTATCTGGCGATGGGCGATCTCGACGCCGCGCTGGACATCCTGAGCGCGCCGGAAAAGCTCGACGTGCCGCTCGCCGAGCACGCCTGGGGATGGCGCTACCTGTTCATCGCCCAGGGCCATGCCTTCCTGCGGGCCGGGCGCATTGCCGAGGCGCGCAGCGTCGCCGAGCGCGCCCTGACGCTGGCGATCGAACGCGGCGAGCCGCCCCAGCAGGGCTATGCGCTCAAGCTCATCGGCGACATCGCGGCGAACCAGGGCGCCGACGGCGAGGCCGCCGACGCCTATCGCCGCTGCGCCGCGCTGGCCCAATCCTGCGGCATGCTCCCGCTGCTCAGTGCCTGCCGGGAGGCCGAGGCGCGCCGCGCGCCGTTGGCCGCAGCCCGGACCACATGA
- a CDS encoding peroxidase, giving the protein MEKVEWHDVQGLVLSGYPQLPFSAYVPWRLREGEGAAARTWLRSLAGQLMRAGPNDTDDDTPTDGAEDGRAGPHIRRLKGGGGEVVREAVNIAFTASGLRAFCGTGGIAPFSLEFVEGMAPARDGAGRPSRRTNVLGDLGQSSPANWEWGGWGGNDAIDGLLMLFAPDATGLEALLARQLAAMAPVAVPLVAPDSGGPLVLPGRVFDDRTEHFGYRDGISQPIIEGSPKAHRHRDDAEARRVHFVKPGEFLFGYRNERRVRSGTDDLRRNGSYLVLRQLEQDVAAFSDFVARAAAALPDDEPDASKREWIAARLVGRCPDGRPLAAPADGTTAGDSEAAPEQDNDFLYYYNDRFGLRCPIGAHIRRANPRDTKGPDPDTALQLSKMHRLIRRGRMYGERFDPARPEDGGRRGILFMAFNADIAGQFEMIQHSWLNSRHFGDLHVGTDPIGHFADDDDAVVIQNRPVNIVVPRPKPFVRVRGGAYFFLPGIDAVRRLAG; this is encoded by the coding sequence ATGGAAAAGGTCGAGTGGCACGATGTTCAGGGACTGGTGCTGAGCGGCTACCCGCAGCTGCCGTTCTCCGCCTATGTGCCCTGGCGCCTGCGCGAGGGCGAGGGGGCCGCGGCGCGCACCTGGCTGAGAAGCCTTGCCGGCCAGCTGATGCGTGCGGGTCCGAACGACACCGACGACGACACGCCGACGGACGGCGCCGAAGATGGTCGCGCGGGACCGCATATTCGTCGTCTCAAGGGCGGCGGCGGCGAGGTGGTGCGCGAGGCGGTCAACATCGCCTTCACCGCATCCGGCCTGCGGGCGTTTTGCGGAACTGGCGGGATCGCGCCGTTCTCGCTCGAATTCGTCGAAGGCATGGCGCCGGCGCGCGATGGCGCCGGCAGGCCGTCGCGTCGCACCAACGTGCTGGGCGATCTCGGCCAGTCCTCACCGGCGAACTGGGAATGGGGCGGCTGGGGCGGCAACGATGCCATCGATGGATTGTTGATGCTGTTCGCCCCTGACGCGACCGGCCTCGAGGCCCTGCTGGCGCGGCAGCTGGCGGCAATGGCGCCCGTTGCGGTGCCGCTGGTCGCCCCCGACAGCGGCGGGCCGCTGGTGTTGCCCGGCCGGGTCTTCGACGACCGCACCGAGCATTTCGGCTATCGCGACGGCATCTCCCAGCCGATCATCGAAGGCTCGCCCAAGGCCCATCGTCATCGCGACGACGCCGAGGCGCGGCGGGTGCATTTCGTCAAGCCGGGCGAATTCCTGTTCGGCTATCGCAACGAGCGCCGCGTGCGCAGCGGCACCGACGACCTGCGGCGCAACGGCAGCTATCTGGTGCTGCGCCAGCTCGAACAGGATGTGGCGGCGTTCTCGGACTTCGTCGCCCGCGCCGCCGCGGCGCTGCCGGACGACGAGCCCGACGCCAGCAAGCGCGAGTGGATCGCGGCGCGGCTCGTCGGCCGCTGTCCCGACGGCCGGCCGCTGGCGGCGCCCGCGGACGGCACGACGGCCGGCGACTCGGAAGCGGCACCTGAGCAGGACAACGACTTCCTCTATTACTACAATGACCGCTTCGGCTTGCGCTGCCCGATCGGCGCCCATATCCGCCGCGCCAATCCGCGCGACACCAAGGGGCCAGATCCGGACACCGCGTTGCAGCTGTCCAAGATGCATCGCCTGATCCGCCGCGGCCGGATGTATGGCGAGCGCTTCGATCCGGCGCGGCCGGAAGACGGCGGCCGTCGCGGCATCCTGTTCATGGCGTTCAACGCCGACATCGCCGGCCAGTTCGAGATGATCCAGCACTCCTGGCTCAACAGCCGCCATTTCGGCGACCTTCACGTCGGCACCGATCCGATCGGACACTTCGCCGACGATGACGACGCGGTGGTGATCCAGAACCGGCCCGTCAACATCGTGGTGCCGCGGCCGAAACCCTTCGTGCGGGTGCGGGGCGGAGCCTATTTCTTCCTGCCGGGCATCGACGCGGTGCGCCGGCTCGCCGGCTGA
- a CDS encoding cytochrome P450, with protein sequence MSTQSVSTRSVTTLAEAPARDRSAGASGGPSGGSGTDAPIGSAGWTGQAVARVRLALAMLVYRATCFLLNHMGPFRLFFAALRRIRPVALIGNFLWVTRAEDVREVLARFEDFQLGQVIEPGMPWGTFMMTIDWRSQHALERGLLQSMVKPEDTALIRSLAAAEVARHLETASGRIDVVAELAEPVAVRIAADYFGIALADPRRMADVMADLAGIIMVNPPVGSESWSRSRASIAELTQAVVGRIAAHEDAAAPAGAAADDLLARLVRRKAEDHAPAWLDDDWIRRYLTGLVGTGGATIVRASAHAIDQLLAHPDGLKLARDAAARLALDAADAAAAAHLRQAIYEALRFRPMLPLLVRDCPRDTVIAAGTPRARLVKGGTRVMAPPLAAMWDPAAVPAPSVFCADRSQDAYLLFGHGARACFGRYIADIALFEIVRAVARLPKLARAGGRDGDVGYQGPAARSLTVTFDRGGTA encoded by the coding sequence GTGAGCACCCAATCCGTCAGTACTCGATCGGTGACCACCCTCGCCGAAGCGCCGGCCAGGGATCGTTCCGCGGGCGCATCGGGCGGCCCGTCGGGTGGCTCCGGCACCGACGCGCCGATCGGCAGCGCCGGCTGGACCGGGCAGGCGGTCGCGCGCGTCCGCCTGGCTCTGGCGATGCTGGTCTATCGCGCCACCTGCTTCCTTCTCAACCACATGGGGCCGTTCAGGCTGTTCTTTGCCGCATTGCGGCGGATCCGGCCCGTGGCGCTGATCGGCAACTTCCTATGGGTGACCCGCGCCGAGGATGTGCGCGAGGTCCTGGCGCGGTTCGAGGACTTTCAGCTCGGCCAGGTCATCGAGCCCGGGATGCCCTGGGGAACCTTCATGATGACCATCGACTGGCGCAGCCAGCACGCGCTCGAGCGCGGCCTGCTGCAGAGCATGGTCAAGCCCGAGGACACCGCGCTGATCCGCAGCCTCGCCGCGGCCGAGGTGGCGCGCCATCTCGAGACCGCGTCCGGGCGGATCGACGTGGTGGCCGAACTCGCCGAGCCGGTGGCGGTGCGCATTGCCGCCGATTATTTCGGCATTGCACTCGCCGACCCCCGCCGGATGGCCGACGTGATGGCCGATCTCGCCGGCATCATCATGGTCAATCCGCCGGTCGGCTCGGAGTCCTGGTCCCGCTCGCGCGCCAGCATCGCCGAATTGACGCAGGCCGTGGTCGGGCGCATCGCCGCGCACGAGGACGCGGCAGCGCCGGCCGGGGCCGCGGCCGACGACCTTCTCGCCCGGCTCGTCCGCCGCAAGGCCGAGGACCATGCACCGGCCTGGCTCGACGACGACTGGATCCGCCGCTATCTCACCGGCCTCGTCGGCACCGGCGGCGCCACCATCGTGCGGGCGAGCGCCCATGCCATCGATCAGCTGCTGGCGCATCCGGACGGATTGAAGCTCGCCCGCGACGCCGCGGCGCGACTTGCTCTCGATGCCGCCGATGCCGCGGCGGCCGCGCATCTGCGCCAGGCGATCTACGAGGCGCTGCGCTTCCGGCCGATGCTGCCGCTGCTCGTCCGCGACTGCCCGCGCGACACCGTCATCGCGGCGGGCACGCCGCGCGCCCGCCTGGTCAAGGGCGGCACCAGGGTCATGGCGCCGCCGCTGGCCGCGATGTGGGATCCGGCGGCGGTGCCGGCGCCCTCGGTGTTCTGCGCCGACCGGTCGCAGGATGCCTATCTGTTGTTCGGCCACGGCGCCCGCGCCTGCTTCGGCCGCTACATCGCCGATATCGCCCTGTTCGAGATCGTCCGCGCCGTGGCGCGGCTGCCGAAGCTCGCGCGGGCAGGAGGGCGCGACGGCGACGTCGGCTATCAGGGGCCGGCGGCGCGCTCGCTCACGGTGACGTTCGATCGCGGCGGGACGGCCTGA
- a CDS encoding Crp/Fnr family transcriptional regulator codes for MPRDARSPPDAKLAFLRALPIFGDLDGATLERLGRYAKTRKYRKGAIVFSKGDPGDRLLAVISGTVKIGIAGASGRSTTFNLVGAGELFGEIAFLDGSARTADAVANTPCEILAIDKRDFLPFMESQPHLLMRLIELLCRRLRWVSEHAEQIGLPDLPTRLAKTLLRLGERDPAFARTGKISVTQQEISEMIGMSRESINRQLRVWAGLGWVRLGHGAVVIVDRTALKGAAADEATASR; via the coding sequence ATGCCGCGCGATGCCCGCAGCCCACCGGACGCCAAGCTCGCCTTTCTTCGCGCCCTGCCGATCTTTGGCGACCTCGACGGCGCGACGCTGGAACGCCTCGGGCGCTATGCCAAGACGCGCAAGTATCGCAAGGGCGCCATCGTGTTCTCCAAGGGCGACCCGGGCGACCGGCTGCTCGCGGTGATCAGCGGCACGGTCAAGATCGGGATCGCCGGCGCCAGCGGCCGCAGCACCACCTTCAACCTGGTCGGCGCCGGCGAGCTGTTCGGCGAGATCGCCTTCCTCGACGGTTCGGCGCGGACGGCCGACGCCGTCGCCAACACCCCCTGCGAGATCCTCGCCATCGACAAGCGCGATTTCCTGCCCTTCATGGAATCCCAGCCGCACCTGCTGATGCGGCTGATCGAACTGCTGTGTCGGCGATTGCGCTGGGTCAGCGAGCATGCGGAGCAGATCGGACTGCCGGACCTGCCGACCCGGCTCGCCAAGACCCTGCTCCGGCTCGGCGAACGCGATCCGGCATTCGCCAGGACCGGCAAGATTTCGGTCACCCAGCAGGAAATCAGCGAGATGATCGGGATGTCGCGCGAGAGCATCAATCGGCAGCTCCGCGTCTGGGCCGGCCTCGGCTGGGTTCGTCTCGGGCATGGCGCCGTCGTGATTGTTGATCGGACTGCATTGAAAGGCGCCGCGGCCGACGAGGCGACGGCGTCGCGCTGA